The following are encoded in a window of Mycoplasmopsis verecunda genomic DNA:
- the pth gene encoding aminoacyl-tRNA hydrolase — protein MKLIVGLGNPGEQYKFTRHNAGFLTIDKICKKLQIELNKNKFNGVYAKVDDLIIAKPLTYMNDSGSFVAALCNFFKISPDDILVIHDEKDYPLGKSTIKIGGSGGSHNGVRSIVQQLGSQDFKRLKIGITTPHESQLRDFVLGRFTVEQMEILEPVLDRAANAAISFAFNDILTVMNKYNTRSKNA, from the coding sequence ATGAAATTAATAGTTGGATTAGGAAATCCTGGTGAACAATACAAATTTACAAGACATAATGCAGGTTTCTTAACAATAGATAAAATATGTAAAAAATTACAAATTGAATTAAATAAAAATAAATTTAATGGTGTTTATGCAAAAGTTGATGATTTAATTATTGCTAAACCATTAACTTATATGAATGATTCAGGAAGTTTTGTAGCTGCTTTATGTAATTTCTTTAAAATATCACCAGATGATATTTTGGTTATACACGATGAAAAAGACTACCCCTTAGGAAAAAGCACCATAAAAATAGGTGGATCCGGTGGATCACATAATGGTGTAAGAAGTATTGTGCAACAATTAGGTTCTCAAGATTTTAAGAGATTAAAAATAGGAATTACCACACCACATGAATCTCAATTAAGAGATTTTGTGTTAGGAAGATTCACTGTTGAACAAATGGAAATACTAGAACCTGTTTTAGATAGAGCTGCTAATGCTGCGATTTCATTTGCTTTTAATGATATATTAACTGTAATGAATAAATATAATACAAGAAGCAAAAATGCCTAA
- the tilS gene encoding tRNA lysidine(34) synthetase TilS has protein sequence MPKPTYNKCLIAVSGGSDSMFLLDRYKNQNIVVAHVNYHQREDSSIETEIVKKFCNKNKIPLFILELAKEDYEKGNFEQWAREKRYKFFKEIYDKENCDVLLTAHNKDDFFESALMTYESNRQKDFYGIKQHNFVYGMNVYRPYVNKYWKDYIAHRCIYERIPFHIDSSNFRTKYTRNKIRMTFHNQPFKKNMWYLYFVSKNKKLNHVNKKIDAEFVLWEDKNFSQDEFINLKYKNKLVYKYINKNYEHINLTSGKINSIVQFILSNNRTSKYKLADNIYIYKIKGLLKINNNPTH, from the coding sequence ATGCCTAAACCTACATATAATAAATGTTTAATTGCAGTTAGTGGTGGATCTGATAGTATGTTTCTATTAGATAGATATAAAAATCAAAATATAGTAGTAGCTCATGTTAATTACCATCAAAGAGAAGATAGTTCTATTGAAACTGAAATTGTTAAGAAATTTTGCAATAAAAACAAAATACCTCTTTTTATTCTAGAATTAGCTAAAGAAGACTATGAAAAAGGTAATTTCGAACAATGAGCGAGAGAAAAACGTTATAAATTCTTTAAAGAAATTTATGATAAAGAAAATTGTGATGTTTTATTAACAGCCCACAATAAAGATGATTTTTTTGAAAGTGCTTTAATGACATACGAATCAAACCGACAAAAAGATTTTTATGGAATTAAACAACATAATTTTGTTTATGGAATGAATGTATATCGGCCATATGTAAACAAATATTGAAAAGATTATATAGCACACAGATGTATTTATGAAAGAATACCATTTCATATTGATTCTTCTAATTTTAGAACAAAATATACGAGAAATAAAATCCGTATGACTTTTCATAATCAACCATTTAAGAAAAATATGTGATATTTATACTTTGTTTCAAAAAACAAAAAACTAAATCATGTTAATAAAAAAATAGATGCAGAATTTGTTTTATGAGAAGATAAAAATTTTTCTCAAGATGAATTTATTAATCTAAAATATAAAAATAAATTAGTTTACAAATATATAAATAAAAATTACGAACACATTAATTTAACTTCAGGAAAAATAAATTCAATTGTTCAATTTATATTATCAAACAACAGAACCTCAAAATATAAATTAGCCGATAATATCTATATTTATAAAATAAAAGGTTTGTTAAAAATAAATAATAATCCTACACATTAG